From Carettochelys insculpta isolate YL-2023 chromosome 22, ASM3395843v1, whole genome shotgun sequence, one genomic window encodes:
- the TTC9B gene encoding tetratricopeptide repeat protein 9B translates to MEAQRRSQGCPTAGGGPWALAEELESKIQAAVAFKMEGHRCYKEKKLREAIGKYHRALLQLKGVQGRAGPERSVPGPGHRPLTEEQLRLVESTEVECYDSLTGCLLQGELVSYARVREYSLKVLEKQRGHFKATYRAGVASYHLGDYERALRYLQEAKSREPADTNVLRYIQLTELKLLRCARRDRDGYKALIA, encoded by the exons ATGGAGGCACAACGCCGTAGCCAGGGCTGCCCCACGGCTGGTGGGGGGCCTtgggccctggcagaggagctggagaGCAAGATCCAGGCGGCCGTGGCATTTAAGATGGAAGGGCACCGCTGCTACAAGGAGAAGAAATTGCGGGAGGCCATTGGGAAGTACCAccgggccctgctgcagctcaagGGGGTGCAGGGCCGAGCTGGCCCTGAGCGGAGCGTGCCGGGCCCGGGGCACCGCCCGCTGACGGAGGAGCAGCTGCGGCTGGTGGAGAGCACCGAGGTTGAGTGTTACGACAGCCTGACGG gctgcctgctgcagggCGAGCTGGTGAGCTACGCGCGGGTGCGGGAGTACAGCCTCAAGGTGCTGGAGAAGCAGCGCGGCCACTTCAAGGCCACGTACCGGGCGGGCGTCGCCTCCTACCACCTGGGCGACTACGAGCGCGCCCTGCGCTACCTGCAGGAGGCCAAGAGCCGCGAGCCCGCAg ACACCAACGTGCTGCGCTACATCCAGCTGACGGAGCTGAAGCTGCTGCGCTGCGCCCGGCGGGACCGGGACGGCTACAAGGCGCTGATCGCGTAG